The Apodemus sylvaticus chromosome 5, mApoSyl1.1, whole genome shotgun sequence genome has a segment encoding these proteins:
- the Slc32a1 gene encoding vesicular inhibitory amino acid transporter, with product MATLLRSKLTNVATSVSNKSQAKVSGMFARMGFQAATDEEAVGFAHCDDLDFEHRQGLQMDILKSEGEPCGEEGAEPPVEGDIHYQRGGAPLPPSGSKDQALGAGGEFGGNDKPKITAWEAGWNVTNAIQGMFVLGLPYAILHGGYLGLFLIIFAAVVCCYTGKILIACLYEENEDGEVVRVRDSYVAIANACCAPRFPTLGGRVVNVAQIIELVMTCILYVVVSGNLMYNSFPGLPVSQKSWSIIATAVLLPCAFLKNLKAVSKFSLLCTLAHFVINILVIAYCLSRARDWAWEKVKFYIDVKKFPISIGIIVFSYTSQIFLPSLEGNMQQPSEFHCMMNWTHIAACVLKGLFALVAYLTWADETKEVITDNLPGSIRAVVNLFLVAKALLSYPLPFFAAVEVLEKSLFQEGSRAFFPACYGGDGRLKSWGLTLRCALVVFTLLMAIYVPHFALLMGLTGSLTGAGLCFLLPSLFHLRLLWRKLLWHQVFFDVAIFVIGGICSVSGFVHSLEGLIEAYRTNAED from the exons ATGGCCACTCTGCTCCGCAGCAAGCTGACCAATGTGGCCACCTCCGTGTCCAACAAGTCCCAGGCCAAGGTGAGCGGTATGTTTGCCAGGATGGGGTTTCAGGCGGCCACGGATGAGGAGGCGGTGGGCTTCGCGCACTGCGACGACCTCGACTTTGAGCATCGCCAGGGCCTGCAGATGGACATCCTGAAATCGGAGGGCGAGCCCTGTGGAGAGGAGGGCGCAGAACCTCCCGTCGAGGGAGACATTCATTATCAGCGCGGCGGCGCTCCCCTGCCACCCTCGGGCTCCAAGGACCAGGCCTTGGGAGCTGGTGGAGAGTTCGGGGGTAACGACAAGCCCAAGATCACGGCGTGGGAAGCGGGCTGGAACGTGACAAATGCCATTCAG GGTATGTTCGTGCTGGGCCTGCCCTACGCCATCCTCCACGGCGGCTACCTGGGGTTGTTCCTCATCATCTTCGCCGCGGTGGTGTGCTGCTACACGGGCAAGATCCTCATCGCGTGCCTGTACGAGGAGAACGAAGACGGCGAGGTGGTGCGCGTGCGGGACTCGTATGTGGCCATTGCCAACGCGTGCTGCGCTCCTCGATTCCCCACGCTGGGCGGCCGCGTGGTCAATGTGGCGCAGATCATCGAGCTGGTGATGACGTGCATCTTGTACGTGGTGGTGAGCGGCAACCTGATGTACAACAGTTTCCCGGGGCTGCCCGTGTCGCAGAAGTCCTGGTCCATCATAGCCACGGCGGTGCTGCTGCCCTGCGCCTTCCTGAAGAATCTCAAGGCCGTGTCCAAGTTCAGTCTGCTGTGCACGCTGGCCCACTTCGTCATCAACATCCTGGTCATCGCTTACTGTCTGTCTCGCGCGCGTGACTGGGCCTGGGAGAAGGTGAAGTTCTACATCGACGTCAAGAAGTTTCCCATCTCCATCGGCATCATCGTTTTCAGCTACACGTCGCAGATCTTCCTGCCCTCGCTCGAAGGCAACATGCAGCAGCCCAGCGAATTCCACTGCATGATGAACTGGACGCACATCGCCGCCTGCGTGCTCAAGGGTCTCTTCGCGCTCGTCGCCTACCTCACCTGGGCCGACGAGACCAAGGAAGTCATCACGGATAACCTGCCCGGCTCCATCCGCGCCGTGGTCAACCTCTTCCTGGTAGCCAAGGCGCTGCTGTCCTACCCGTTGCCCTTCTTCGCGGCCGTCGAAGTGCTGGAGAAGTCTCTCTTCCAGGAAGGCAGTCGCGCCTTCTTCCCCGCCTGCTACGGAGGCGACGGTCGCCTTAAGTCCTGGGGGCTGACGCTGCGCTGCGCGCTGGTGGTCTTCACGCTGCTCATGGCCATCTACGTTCCGCACTTCGCGCTGCTCATGGGCCTCACGGGCAGCCTCACGGGCgccggcctctgcttcctgctgcccAGCCTCTTCCACCTGCGCCTTCTCTGGCGCAAGCTGCTGTGGCACCAGGTCTTCTTCGACGTGGCCATCTTCGTCATCGGCGGCATCTGCAGCGTGTCCGGCTTCGTGCATTCACTCGAGGGCCTCATCGAGGCCTACCGAACCAACGCAGAGGACTAG